In a genomic window of Physeter macrocephalus isolate SW-GA chromosome 14, ASM283717v5, whole genome shotgun sequence:
- the PTRH2 gene encoding peptidyl-tRNA hydrolase 2, mitochondrial codes for MLSKPLVMEYLTNPGALSLAAGVACGMCLGWGLRVRFGMIPRSSVSETDTDTRTEASILGEGGEYKMILVVRNDLKMGKGKVAAQCSHAAVSAYKQIQRRNPELLKRWEYCGQPKVVVRAPDEETLVELLTHAKMLGLTVSLIQDAGLTQIAPGSQTVLGIGPGPVDLIDKVTGHLKLY; via the coding sequence atGCTCTCCAAACCCTTGGTTATGGAATATTTGACTAATCCTGGTGCACTCAGCTTGGCTGCCGGAGTTGCTTGTGGCATGTGCCTGGGCTGGGGACTCCGAGTACGCTTTGGAATGATCCCCAGGAGCTCGGTGAGCGAGACAGACACTGACACCAGAACAGAAGCGAGCATCTTAGGAGAGGGTGGGGAGTACAAAATGATTCTTGTGGTTCGAAATGACTTAAAGATGGGAAAAGGGAAAGTGGCTGCCCAGTGTTCTCATGCTGCTGTTTCTGCCTACAAGCAAATTCAAAGGAGAAACCCTGAATTACTCAAACGATGGGAATACTGTGGCCAGCCCAAAGTGGTGGTCAGAGCTCCTGATGAAGAAACTCTAGTTGAATTACTGACCCATGCAAAAATGCTGGGACTGACTGTAAGTTTAATCCAAGATGCAGGACTTACTCAGATTGCACCTGGCTCTCAAACTGTTCTAGGAATTGGGCCAGGACCAGTAGACCTAATTGACAAGGTCACTGGTCACCTAAAACTTTACTAG